In one window of Candidatus Zixiibacteriota bacterium DNA:
- a CDS encoding DUF3857 and transglutaminase domain-containing protein, which yields MPAVTAQAQPDWLKEAARQTSTAAPHKDAPTLVIHHSREAKVDPAGGVTISVCWAARILKVAGAEASAFAEHVTTTRKVKDLKGWLIGSDGKKSSLDKSRAVEVDADRASGHYDDNRRLIARFPEVKPGDIVAYEYTIEDKDPLAGYHEGFVFQVSDPVAFARFSVQVPPDWQVQMSSHHLEPAQYRHQGGLHEWTVRDLAYRPDEPYMPPWTELSRTLRVACFNSKATDQRGFADWRAAATWARRHQDTACVDTDAVGATVDQLCGHLASPHAKLRAIADFARDQIRYVAVEIGIGRFRPRAAGTTLANRYGDCKDKVALMRAMLTRAGINSAAALASVQDRVDPGLSSPFQFDHAIVAIPIEAVADLPPFPEATVNGWLYFDPTDEAMALGRLPSHLGGSCVLKLSPDDTTLTRLPDLAPRDNARCYRATAELNADFSMRAAVTVVDYRIRADETAHLNHSVPLTERTKAWHARFANVLQNPSVTDLAHGAGGDSAWTSFVLKGSNAAPQSGPYRLLITDFFHEGEFADLTAKERFHPVTFGDPAEIVTDIVWRLPPGWAPAADPERITDSCALASIDCRTELDSGIHLVSRLTVYGGSIGVEKYEQAKRVNKSWRASHRMRSLLSHANK from the coding sequence ATGCCGGCCGTGACTGCCCAGGCCCAGCCGGACTGGCTTAAAGAAGCCGCCCGCCAGACGTCCACAGCCGCGCCGCACAAAGATGCGCCCACTCTTGTGATCCATCATTCCCGGGAGGCCAAAGTCGACCCGGCGGGCGGTGTCACGATATCTGTCTGTTGGGCCGCGCGAATATTGAAGGTGGCGGGTGCCGAAGCCTCAGCTTTTGCCGAGCATGTAACCACGACTCGAAAGGTGAAGGACCTGAAGGGGTGGTTGATCGGGTCCGACGGCAAGAAGAGCTCTCTTGACAAATCTCGGGCGGTCGAAGTTGATGCTGATCGCGCCTCCGGGCATTATGACGATAATCGCAGGTTGATTGCAAGGTTTCCCGAAGTCAAGCCGGGCGACATCGTAGCGTACGAGTATACGATCGAAGACAAGGACCCCCTGGCAGGGTATCACGAGGGGTTCGTTTTCCAAGTGTCGGATCCGGTGGCCTTTGCCCGGTTCTCGGTGCAGGTGCCGCCCGATTGGCAGGTTCAGATGTCCTCGCACCACCTGGAACCGGCTCAGTATCGGCATCAGGGCGGTCTGCACGAATGGACAGTGCGCGACCTGGCATATCGCCCCGATGAACCCTATATGCCGCCCTGGACAGAGTTGAGCCGCACACTTAGGGTCGCCTGCTTCAACTCCAAGGCTACTGATCAGCGCGGATTTGCCGACTGGCGCGCGGCGGCAACCTGGGCGCGCCGTCATCAGGATACTGCCTGTGTGGACACCGATGCGGTCGGGGCGACGGTCGATCAGTTATGTGGGCATCTGGCCTCGCCGCACGCAAAACTTCGCGCCATAGCTGATTTCGCGAGAGACCAGATCCGTTATGTCGCCGTTGAGATCGGCATCGGCCGGTTTCGTCCGAGAGCGGCCGGCACCACACTGGCCAACCGGTACGGCGACTGCAAGGACAAAGTCGCCCTTATGCGGGCGATGCTCACCAGGGCGGGGATAAATTCGGCCGCAGCTCTGGCTTCGGTGCAGGACAGAGTTGACCCAGGACTCTCTTCGCCGTTTCAGTTCGACCATGCTATTGTCGCAATCCCGATTGAAGCCGTGGCTGATCTTCCGCCCTTCCCGGAAGCGACGGTTAACGGGTGGCTTTACTTCGACCCGACGGACGAAGCGATGGCGCTGGGGCGGCTGCCGTCGCATCTGGGTGGGTCTTGCGTGCTGAAGTTGTCTCCTGACGATACGACACTGACACGGCTGCCCGATCTCGCTCCGCGCGATAACGCTCGCTGCTACCGTGCGACCGCCGAATTGAATGCAGATTTCAGCATGCGGGCCGCTGTTACGGTCGTAGACTACCGCATCCGGGCCGATGAAACCGCGCATCTGAATCACTCCGTGCCGCTCACGGAGCGTACCAAAGCCTGGCATGCGCGGTTTGCCAATGTCCTTCAGAATCCCTCCGTTACGGATTTGGCCCATGGTGCCGGCGGTGATTCGGCCTGGACCAGTTTTGTCCTCAAGGGTTCCAATGCGGCGCCCCAATCAGGTCCGTACCGCTTGCTGATCACCGACTTCTTTCACGAGGGCGAGTTTGCCGACCTGACTGCCAAAGAGCGGTTTCATCCGGTCACATTCGGAGATCCGGCCGAGATAGTGACGGACATCGTGTGGCGACTGCCGCCGGGATGGGCGCCGGCCGCCGACCCCGAAAGAATCACTGACTCATGTGCGCTGGCTTCTATCGACTGCCGTACCGAGCTCGATTCCGGAATTCACCTTGTGTCTCGGCTCACGGTTTATGGCGGTTCGATCGGGGTGGAAAAATACGAGCAGGCCAAACGAGTCAACAAGAGCTGGCGGGCTTCCCATAGAATGAGAAGTCTTCTCAGTCATGCCAATAAGTAG
- a CDS encoding SAM-dependent methyltransferase, with the protein MKAIYSKTIEKPSGFLFARWSAGAKAYEYSLPPEQRVIEDPYAPYYAGAIGRQMVAAMARINPSIRKGIVLRARYFDDYARQCLAEGFEQVVLLGAGYDSRYLRVPEFRAIQVYELDLASTQAIKKALTRRMLGKLPQNVKYVSIDFSQDSISQKLIGAGYDRLKRTLFIWEGVTLFLNKDIVCETLGRLAEFRPGNRVIFDFIPPELIDDATDYKGNRQLLKLCASINEPLTFGCDPKTMRDLLPGLGFSSVNVVDMREINRRCGGTEKIEDSYYFATAEVGANAKLFQPPIKGDGSCLVSLQD; encoded by the coding sequence ATGAAAGCGATCTACAGCAAAACTATCGAGAAGCCGTCAGGTTTCTTATTCGCCCGCTGGTCGGCAGGAGCAAAGGCGTATGAGTACTCGTTGCCTCCGGAACAGCGCGTTATCGAAGATCCGTACGCCCCGTACTACGCCGGCGCGATCGGCCGCCAAATGGTCGCCGCCATGGCGCGCATAAACCCGTCGATCCGCAAAGGTATCGTGCTTCGGGCTCGGTATTTCGATGACTACGCGCGGCAATGTCTGGCCGAAGGGTTCGAGCAGGTGGTCCTGCTCGGCGCCGGCTACGACAGCCGCTATCTTCGCGTCCCGGAGTTCCGCGCTATACAGGTGTACGAACTCGATCTTGCCTCGACTCAGGCGATCAAAAAAGCGCTCACCCGCCGGATGCTGGGCAAGTTGCCGCAAAACGTGAAGTATGTCTCGATTGACTTCTCGCAGGACTCGATCTCCCAGAAGTTGATAGGCGCGGGTTACGACCGGCTCAAACGGACATTGTTCATCTGGGAAGGAGTCACGCTCTTTCTGAACAAAGACATCGTGTGCGAGACGCTCGGCCGCCTGGCGGAGTTTCGCCCCGGTAACCGGGTGATTTTCGATTTCATTCCGCCCGAATTGATCGACGACGCCACCGATTACAAGGGCAACCGCCAGCTGCTCAAGCTGTGTGCGTCGATCAACGAGCCGCTGACGTTCGGGTGCGATCCGAAGACCATGCGCGATCTGCTGCCGGGGCTTGGGTTCAGCTCGGTCAATGTTGTCGACATGCGCGAGATTAATCGCCGTTGCGGCGGCACGGAGAAGATCGAGGACAGCTACTATTTCGCCACGGCCGAAGTGGGCGCGAATGCGAAATTGTTTCAACCGCCGATTAAAGGAGACGGGTCATGTTTAGTCTCATTGCAGGATTGA
- a CDS encoding DUF3858 domain-containing protein — MRCGWHLIATAVAASLLLLPEAATAQRRRDTTTFQWEAVTEADWNVGKDTAWAGAHAVMIFEKISVDERKLAEDRVYRSLYRRIRILDMSGRSQAEVEAPMEDAEQRVTRVIARTVLPSGEEIAMTDKDIHRETVLKVKGAKWKQTRFSIPGVTDDCIIEYRIVYQAERSAGGWLIQKDIPLVQGEYRWYYCDFAKQRSTYYFDLPFIWVPLREPEYVWTNVKPSAPKRFPAPGIEDSTEMLFTVKNVPAREDEQMSLPEDSRVARLFCSYGTGSLPIEFWSTMSSSMSDWMKDNFCGKTARMKAVLAAALPDGDSEQKMATAYAWVQDSIVNTSFVDLQEAMEERGVNRRIRERTNETADDVIKRKYGWSGVIDALYCSMLRELGIDARIGFVVDRDDDMFVRDFKWWQFDRSLVVVFDSAKSTRFFAPGYPHMPYGMVPWFNEGVQMLLEGTQGEFLTVTPAGPSATSQTYVYDYVLVPGEETVGKVQARLTGHAAGTIRATLFDADSSEYKELLDTAVANLLPSGVRDSLTCTGVERAADPITVHCALTFPSNEEQAGRLFLKPLDYFVSRDNPFVAATRKTPIAFPFAYQRNEAAQFTLPAGWSIEALPSDTMFSNRVGKCGVQFLQLGDKLSVQRNFTLNAPMWKKEDYRDVRALFLARQEMSDRTVVLTRAGGAATN, encoded by the coding sequence ATGCGATGTGGCTGGCATCTGATAGCAACTGCGGTTGCAGCTTCACTCCTGCTTCTGCCGGAGGCTGCGACAGCCCAAAGGCGAAGAGATACAACTACATTTCAGTGGGAAGCTGTCACAGAGGCTGACTGGAATGTGGGGAAGGATACGGCGTGGGCCGGAGCTCACGCCGTAATGATCTTCGAGAAGATTTCGGTGGATGAGCGCAAGTTGGCTGAAGATAGAGTGTACCGCTCACTGTACCGACGGATTAGAATTCTCGACATGAGCGGCAGGTCCCAGGCCGAGGTAGAAGCGCCCATGGAAGACGCCGAACAGCGCGTAACTCGTGTGATCGCGCGTACGGTCTTGCCAAGCGGCGAGGAAATTGCGATGACCGATAAGGATATTCATCGCGAGACAGTGCTCAAAGTCAAGGGCGCAAAATGGAAGCAGACCCGCTTTTCGATTCCGGGCGTGACGGACGACTGCATAATCGAATACCGGATAGTGTATCAAGCCGAGCGCTCCGCGGGCGGCTGGCTGATTCAGAAGGACATCCCGCTGGTGCAGGGCGAGTACAGATGGTATTACTGCGACTTCGCGAAACAGCGAAGCACTTACTATTTCGATCTACCGTTCATCTGGGTACCGCTCCGTGAGCCTGAGTATGTGTGGACTAATGTCAAGCCGAGTGCTCCTAAACGTTTCCCGGCTCCCGGCATAGAGGACAGCACCGAGATGCTTTTTACGGTGAAGAACGTTCCCGCCCGCGAGGACGAGCAGATGTCGTTGCCGGAGGATTCCAGAGTCGCTCGGCTGTTCTGTTCTTATGGCACCGGTTCACTGCCTATAGAATTCTGGTCCACCATGTCAAGCAGCATGTCTGACTGGATGAAGGATAACTTTTGCGGCAAGACAGCACGCATGAAAGCGGTGCTGGCTGCCGCGCTTCCCGATGGGGACTCCGAACAGAAGATGGCGACCGCGTACGCCTGGGTACAGGACAGTATTGTCAATACCTCCTTCGTCGATCTCCAGGAGGCGATGGAAGAGAGGGGTGTAAATAGAAGGATAAGGGAACGAACCAATGAAACGGCAGACGATGTAATCAAACGCAAGTACGGCTGGAGCGGAGTAATCGACGCGCTCTACTGTTCCATGCTCCGCGAGCTCGGCATCGACGCCCGTATCGGGTTTGTGGTTGACCGCGATGATGATATGTTTGTGCGAGATTTCAAGTGGTGGCAGTTCGACCGTTCCCTGGTCGTCGTCTTTGACAGCGCCAAAAGCACCCGTTTCTTCGCTCCCGGCTACCCCCACATGCCGTACGGCATGGTGCCGTGGTTCAACGAGGGGGTGCAGATGCTGCTCGAGGGCACACAGGGAGAATTCCTCACCGTCACGCCGGCCGGCCCGAGTGCTACATCCCAGACTTATGTTTACGATTACGTTCTCGTGCCGGGAGAGGAAACGGTCGGCAAGGTGCAGGCTCGCCTGACCGGTCACGCCGCCGGTACGATCAGAGCAACACTCTTTGATGCAGATTCGTCCGAATACAAGGAACTTCTCGATACCGCGGTTGCTAACTTGCTGCCGTCGGGAGTGAGAGATTCACTCACTTGCACCGGAGTTGAAAGGGCCGCCGATCCGATCACGGTCCATTGCGCGCTTACTTTTCCTTCCAATGAAGAGCAGGCCGGCAGGCTGTTCCTCAAGCCTCTCGATTACTTCGTTTCCCGGGACAACCCGTTTGTCGCTGCCACAAGAAAGACGCCGATTGCATTTCCGTTCGCGTACCAGCGCAACGAGGCCGCCCAGTTCACGCTGCCCGCGGGGTGGTCAATCGAGGCGCTCCCGTCGGATACCATGTTCTCCAATCGCGTCGGCAAGTGCGGCGTGCAGTTCCTTCAGCTTGGCGACAAACTGTCAGTGCAGCGCAACTTTACTCTAAACGCCCCGATGTGGAAAAAGGAGGACTACCGCGACGTGCGGGCGCTGTTCCTGGCGCGGCAGGAAATGAGTGATCGCACGGTAGTGTTGACCAGGGCGGGAGGGGCTGCGACGAACTGA
- a CDS encoding CBS domain-containing protein — protein sequence MENVRARDVLIPLEKYPHLPYWFTLKQAIAEMEGAQLEIDGRVSLPRMLLVFDEKYQLMGMARRRDILKGLEPKFLREKPLQYRKKLWDVQVDPELSELSYGKVVEAVIKLAEETPISEVMLPIEVTVDYEDHIVRVIYEMNKHNLSLLPVLRDNKVVGVVRSVDVFHVVAKVVLA from the coding sequence ATGGAAAACGTTAGAGCTAGAGATGTTCTGATTCCTTTGGAGAAATACCCCCACCTGCCGTATTGGTTTACACTCAAACAGGCGATCGCCGAAATGGAGGGGGCGCAGCTCGAGATCGACGGACGCGTTTCACTGCCGCGCATGTTGCTGGTATTCGACGAAAAATACCAACTCATGGGCATGGCCCGCCGCCGCGATATCCTTAAGGGGTTGGAACCGAAGTTTCTGAGAGAAAAACCGCTCCAGTATCGGAAGAAGCTGTGGGATGTGCAGGTCGATCCGGAGTTATCCGAGCTCTCTTACGGCAAGGTGGTCGAGGCGGTGATCAAACTCGCCGAGGAAACGCCGATCAGCGAGGTCATGCTGCCGATCGAGGTGACTGTCGATTACGAAGACCACATCGTGCGGGTCATCTATGAGATGAACAAGCACAACCTGAGCCTGCTGCCCGTGCTAAGAGACAACAAGGTCGTGGGGGTGGTACGGTCGGTCGACGTGTTCCATGTCGTAGCCAAGGTAGTTCTGGCTTGA
- a CDS encoding SLC13 family permease → MSDLLRHHTDHSGPRLPRQPEVVVLAEAAPRVNWRRIGFLVLGVALFLVIYLMPPFPDAPDPLGEIVSLSPQGQAALALFFLATVWWVFEVVPIGVTGILVGVLQVLLLIRPARDAFGDFFHPAIWFIIGSVVFGLSFTRTGLTKRLAYKVLTLAGERTSMILLSCFLMTAALCHVMAHTAVAASLFPLFMAIYGLYTDETRPTRFGKALFIGVAYVAGAASIVTLLGSARAPLAVGMFREMAAADVTFYQFTWYLAPLGWIMVAALWLFFMIFFRPEQKTIAGLSGRMNSLYAKLGPFSRAETVTITIVGLTIAIMSLGFAIPFLGSFDKSAVVMAGAVLLFVFRVLDLEDLEKVPWNIVLLFGGGMSLGLCLWQTGAAHWVAVNLLRLFDQFPWLVSVLGMALLVLVLTNFIINVAVIALCLPVGVALCPYLGVTAEIVMFAMLVTSGMPFLMLIGAAPNAIAYESRQFSAGQFFKAGLPISVLVMLILAMFVRYIWPAMGMG, encoded by the coding sequence ATGAGCGATCTACTCCGCCACCACACCGACCATTCGGGTCCCCGACTGCCCAGGCAGCCGGAGGTTGTGGTTCTGGCCGAGGCGGCGCCACGAGTCAATTGGCGGCGGATCGGTTTTCTCGTACTGGGGGTAGCGCTCTTTCTTGTCATCTATCTGATGCCGCCCTTTCCCGATGCTCCTGATCCCCTGGGAGAAATAGTCTCCCTGTCGCCTCAAGGTCAGGCGGCGCTGGCGCTGTTCTTTCTGGCGACAGTGTGGTGGGTTTTTGAAGTGGTGCCGATCGGGGTTACAGGAATTCTGGTTGGCGTACTGCAGGTGCTTCTTTTGATTCGCCCGGCTCGCGACGCTTTCGGTGATTTTTTCCATCCGGCGATTTGGTTCATAATCGGCTCAGTAGTATTCGGTCTATCGTTCACCCGTACCGGTCTGACCAAACGGCTGGCTTACAAGGTGCTCACGCTCGCCGGCGAGCGTACGAGCATGATCCTGCTCAGCTGTTTCCTCATGACCGCGGCGCTGTGCCATGTCATGGCGCACACCGCGGTGGCGGCATCGCTGTTTCCTCTGTTCATGGCGATTTACGGACTGTACACCGACGAAACCAGGCCGACCCGGTTCGGTAAGGCCCTGTTTATCGGTGTGGCCTATGTTGCCGGAGCGGCGAGCATTGTCACCCTGCTCGGTTCGGCGCGCGCGCCGCTGGCGGTTGGTATGTTCCGGGAGATGGCCGCCGCCGACGTGACGTTCTACCAGTTCACGTGGTATCTGGCTCCGCTGGGATGGATCATGGTAGCCGCTCTCTGGTTATTCTTCATGATTTTTTTCAGACCCGAGCAGAAGACGATTGCCGGTCTGAGCGGGCGGATGAATTCGCTCTACGCCAAACTCGGCCCCTTCTCCCGCGCGGAAACCGTCACCATAACTATAGTTGGGCTGACGATTGCGATTATGAGTCTCGGGTTCGCGATTCCGTTTCTCGGGTCATTTGATAAGAGCGCCGTGGTCATGGCCGGGGCGGTGCTGCTGTTTGTGTTCCGCGTGCTCGATCTCGAGGATCTGGAGAAGGTTCCCTGGAATATCGTCCTGCTCTTTGGCGGCGGTATGAGCCTCGGTTTATGCCTCTGGCAGACCGGCGCAGCACACTGGGTGGCTGTCAACCTGCTCCGGTTATTCGATCAATTTCCCTGGCTCGTTTCGGTTTTAGGCATGGCCCTGCTGGTTCTCGTGCTTACCAACTTCATCATAAACGTGGCGGTGATCGCGCTCTGCCTGCCGGTCGGCGTGGCGCTCTGCCCGTACCTGGGTGTCACGGCGGAAATCGTGATGTTTGCCATGCTCGTCACCTCGGGGATGCCGTTCCTGATGCTTATCGGGGCCGCGCCGAACGCGATAGCGTACGAGAGCCGGCAGTTCTCGGCCGGGCAGTTCTTCAAGGCCGGCCTTCCGATCAGCGTGCTGGTGATGCTGATCCTGGCGATGTTCGTTCGATACATCTGGCCGGCGATGGGGATGGGGTAG